From a region of the Oligoflexus sp. genome:
- a CDS encoding trypsin-like serine protease codes for MKKVSGIVRGAVSLGVMGLAAACGVAPADRSEVKVTNGREVGETEYPSVVLLYDQTQGAICTGTFITPTVVLSAAHCTMGGKVDADGNVDLKLAIIKISDAANKKAELVAESTAIVRNPLWDKNGGNVNKYDLSLISFPQGTAQAVSSIASTPAKAKDKFTIVGYGLNQMKDVSKGDSAGVKREGVNSVSSVSGGFIQFTGKDSTTTGDGTDSSSASGDSGGPLFINGKVAGVTSGGGWGGFGRTRSMYVDLWSAESRAFLAKHLDSN; via the coding sequence ATGAAAAAAGTCAGCGGGATCGTAAGAGGTGCAGTATCCCTTGGTGTTATGGGGCTTGCCGCCGCTTGCGGTGTGGCGCCTGCCGATCGTAGCGAAGTCAAAGTCACCAACGGTCGTGAAGTCGGTGAAACGGAATATCCTTCCGTCGTGCTGCTCTATGATCAAACGCAGGGAGCGATCTGCACCGGAACTTTCATCACGCCGACTGTCGTCCTGAGCGCGGCGCATTGCACGATGGGTGGCAAAGTCGATGCCGATGGCAATGTGGATCTGAAACTGGCCATCATCAAAATCAGCGATGCTGCCAATAAAAAAGCTGAACTCGTCGCGGAGTCCACCGCCATCGTGCGGAACCCGCTTTGGGATAAAAACGGCGGCAACGTGAATAAATACGACCTGAGCCTCATCTCCTTCCCGCAAGGCACAGCCCAGGCTGTGAGTTCCATCGCGTCCACCCCTGCCAAGGCCAAAGACAAGTTCACGATCGTGGGCTATGGCCTTAATCAGATGAAAGATGTAAGCAAGGGCGACAGCGCGGGCGTGAAACGCGAAGGCGTGAACTCGGTCAGCAGCGTGAGCGGTGGTTTTATTCAATTCACCGGCAAGGATTCCACCACCACAGGTGATGGTACGGATTCGTCGTCGGCTTCGGGCGACAGCGGCGGCCCGCTCTTTATTAACGGAAAAGTCGCAGGCGTCACATCAGGCGGCGGCTGGGGTGGTTTTGGCCGGACCCGTTCGATGTATGTCGACCTTTGGTCCGCAGAATCCCGTGCGTTCCTGGCTAAACATCTGGACTCCAACTGA
- a CDS encoding YceI family protein has product MTHVPFLTRCLVLTGLFALSSHALGKAVTVNLLPDESKVSFKALATLLTIQGKGSGVRGSFKISGPKAIEGKATLPLDGLTTEMSLRDKHMKSEKTLYVAKYPEAVFVPTQLPWEDPSEVLKKKTDKAHFEGKLTLHGVEKPVSGDVSTEFAGDKVKYTFNFQVKLSDHDIPLPSFSGVKVKDDVEVMVETPAKVVVQ; this is encoded by the coding sequence ATGACGCATGTTCCCTTCTTGACCCGCTGTCTTGTGCTCACCGGCCTTTTCGCCCTGAGTTCCCACGCGTTGGGCAAGGCTGTCACCGTCAACCTTCTGCCTGATGAATCCAAGGTCTCGTTCAAAGCGCTGGCCACACTGCTGACGATTCAGGGCAAAGGTTCCGGCGTGCGTGGCAGCTTCAAAATATCCGGCCCCAAAGCCATCGAAGGCAAGGCGACGCTGCCCCTGGATGGGCTGACGACCGAGATGAGCCTGCGCGATAAGCATATGAAGAGCGAAAAGACTCTGTACGTGGCGAAATACCCCGAAGCCGTGTTCGTCCCGACCCAACTGCCCTGGGAAGATCCCAGCGAGGTCTTGAAAAAGAAAACGGACAAGGCGCATTTCGAAGGCAAGCTGACTCTTCACGGTGTGGAAAAACCCGTCAGCGGTGACGTATCGACGGAATTCGCCGGGGATAAGGTGAAATATACCTTCAATTTTCAGGTGAAGCTCTCGGATCATGATATCCCGCTGCCGTCCTTCAGTGGCGTGAAGGTCAAGGATGATGTGGAAGTGATGGTGGAAACTCCTGCCAAGGTGGTTGTTCAGTGA
- a CDS encoding sensor histidine kinase, translating into MRSLFFYILSFFASVFPNARGALYAQDALRLPPQGRLDVRFENQVSTILDKTGAFHENPDQLLTQEWTQNIARSSLNMGYSNATLWVRFRLMAEPALAPRLVISMKEASLNRVVLYELVEGRLLRRAQGGGALHSRDRSINSLGIHLLLETPPPGPHEYVLSIQAMGGVLDGAFTLHEANSWIAHRMTPALIFQGVFYGLLFALMISNALTFVITRQRVHLYYVAYGFCVVSTVANFEGIFDWLMPWPAVGGWIYLAPIFSSCLAISLFLMLKNFYEADARFPRLALLFKLMIAINILPIIFTILGFSRAASQLINIQIIPATILVVASGWYVWREGFRPALYMIIARLLMLAFTAVIIMKLYNLVPSNTFTEYAFHIGTVLEMMIVYFGLAHRMKNLESQKDKAEQNERLATVRLDWFNTLVRVITHDMSTPISVISTSVDLELRRHQPSSSLKRNLERIQRAVNQQHDLLGHVREMIAVTTGKKTLHCVPIELQGKLNGLLLNFAERMEAKQIRVQLDKPEEPLYVLAEATALEHTILSNFMSNAIKFSQPGGTIQIQLLEEGEQAVIRFRDQGIGIPPDLIDKLFDPTKATSRPGTAHENGTGFGLPIAQVYIEQFNGTVSVSSQVAAQEGDPSGTTFEIRLPLCAAEADGRETRISA; encoded by the coding sequence ATGCGAAGTCTGTTTTTTTATATCCTGAGTTTCTTTGCAAGCGTTTTTCCTAACGCTCGGGGGGCGCTTTACGCTCAAGATGCCCTGCGCCTGCCCCCGCAGGGGAGGCTCGATGTTCGCTTTGAAAACCAGGTCAGCACCATTTTGGACAAGACCGGCGCCTTTCATGAGAATCCTGATCAGCTTCTGACTCAGGAATGGACCCAGAATATCGCCCGCAGCAGCCTGAATATGGGCTATTCGAATGCCACGCTCTGGGTTCGCTTCCGTCTGATGGCAGAACCAGCTCTGGCCCCGCGCCTTGTGATCTCGATGAAAGAAGCCAGCCTGAATCGCGTTGTTCTTTACGAACTGGTCGAAGGTCGCCTGCTCAGGCGTGCCCAGGGCGGTGGAGCCCTGCATTCCAGGGATCGGTCCATCAATAGCCTCGGTATTCATCTGCTGCTGGAAACGCCGCCGCCGGGCCCTCATGAATACGTGCTGTCGATCCAGGCCATGGGTGGGGTTTTGGATGGGGCCTTCACCCTGCATGAAGCCAATTCCTGGATCGCCCATCGCATGACGCCCGCCCTGATTTTCCAGGGCGTCTTCTATGGCTTGCTTTTCGCCCTCATGATCTCCAATGCGCTGACCTTCGTCATCACGCGCCAGCGCGTTCATCTTTATTACGTCGCCTACGGTTTCTGCGTGGTCTCCACAGTGGCGAATTTTGAAGGTATCTTCGATTGGCTCATGCCCTGGCCGGCGGTGGGCGGATGGATTTATCTGGCGCCGATATTTTCGAGCTGCCTCGCCATCAGTCTTTTTCTGATGCTGAAGAATTTTTATGAGGCGGACGCCCGTTTCCCACGCCTCGCGCTTCTGTTTAAACTCATGATCGCCATCAACATCCTGCCCATAATCTTCACCATCCTGGGCTTTTCCAGAGCCGCCAGTCAGCTGATCAATATCCAGATCATCCCCGCCACCATCCTGGTCGTGGCCAGCGGCTGGTACGTCTGGCGGGAAGGGTTTCGTCCGGCGCTTTATATGATCATCGCGCGACTTCTCATGCTGGCCTTCACGGCTGTGATCATCATGAAACTTTATAACCTGGTGCCGTCCAATACCTTCACCGAGTATGCGTTTCACATCGGGACTGTGCTTGAGATGATGATCGTATATTTCGGTCTGGCCCATCGCATGAAAAATCTTGAAAGCCAGAAGGACAAAGCCGAGCAGAATGAACGCCTCGCCACCGTCCGCCTCGACTGGTTCAATACCCTGGTCCGCGTGATTACGCATGATATGTCCACGCCCATTTCCGTAATCTCGACCTCCGTGGATCTGGAGCTGCGGCGTCATCAGCCGTCAAGCTCTCTGAAACGCAATCTGGAACGAATCCAGCGGGCTGTGAATCAGCAGCATGACCTGCTCGGGCATGTTCGTGAAATGATCGCCGTCACCACCGGCAAAAAAACTTTGCACTGCGTGCCGATCGAGCTGCAGGGAAAACTCAATGGCCTGCTTTTGAATTTTGCGGAGCGGATGGAAGCCAAGCAGATCCGCGTGCAGCTCGATAAGCCGGAGGAACCGCTTTACGTCCTGGCCGAGGCAACCGCGCTGGAGCATACGATCCTCAGCAATTTCATGTCGAATGCGATCAAATTCTCCCAGCCCGGCGGTACGATCCAGATCCAGCTTCTGGAGGAAGGCGAACAGGCCGTGATCCGCTTTCGGGATCAAGGCATCGGTATTCCGCCTGACCTGATCGACAAACTCTTTGATCCGACCAAAGCCACATCCCGTCCGGGGACCGCCCACGAAAACGGTACCGGATTCGGCCTGCCCATTGCCCAGGTTTACATCGAACAGTTCAATGGCACGGTTTCTGTCAGCTCGCAGGTTGCGGCTCAGGAAGGCGATCCATCCGGAACCACTTTTGAAATTCGTTTGCCTCTGTGTGCGGCAGAGGCCGACGGTCGAGAAACCCGTATTTCAGCCTGA